Sequence from the Montipora foliosa isolate CH-2021 chromosome 12, ASM3666993v2, whole genome shotgun sequence genome:
ATGAACTGTCGGTATGTAGAAATCCTTCTCCAGCCTTTGACCCCTGCCAGAATGGAACCGTTTGCTGGATTCCAATGTGTCCCCGGATGTTGATGTATTCCACTCTCTTGCATAGGGTACTCCCACTGTAATCGATAATATTAAGGTCTTTAAACTTCCCGCGAACGTAGTCGGTGAAATCCACGCCGTGAGTTGGGTAACTGCATGTTGCTCGCCAGTGAGTGGAGTGACTCTGCAGGGATCTCATTCGAGCTAAACTCAGACGGTATAGCTTCCAGTTGTGGCTATTCTCGTTCACTGGAGCGTCGATCTTGAATGGTGTCCTCTGGAAAGCGGGCAATGAGCGATACTGGGTGCTCCAAGACATGACCAAGGTCCATGCTGTACCAGGTTCGGACTTCAGATCACAGTAAGCTGGGAAGCTGTTTCCTGCGATGTCATAAAGTTGGTAGATGCCACATTTTGAGGCCCCTTTTATAAGGTGATCCAGGCAGGATGTGGCACGGAAAACAACTGGCGTAATATTAGAAGACTTGGGACAATTATCTCCCtggaacagaaaaaaaaaagggttataTTAAAACGATTGGCATTTCAAATGAGAACTGACAAAAATTCGATAATGGATAAACAGTTTCAGAAAGGCCCCAAATGTTTCGATCTAATTTCGATCTCCAAAAGGGTTATTCCTTTTCCTTTGTGGTAGGAAATCTTGCAGTAGTGTTGTATTGTTATCTCTAAAACTGTTAAACTATCAAGTTTCAGAATGGCCTATTGCAGTTTTACAAATAATCTTTTCGAATGAACCATTAAGATGTTTTTCTCTTTCTATGTGCATCTATCGTTTTTTATGTGTCTTACCTGGCAACCTGATGTAACAACTCGCTTGAATTTTTGTCCCTGATCACTTGCCGAAGCAATGCTAAGACTCTAAAAAAACAGAATACAGTTTCATTCAGACCCTTTATATTTGTTTAGTTAGCATGAGGTTACAAAATAATCAAAAGACCTTAATCTGTATATTCAAGTCGAGTTGAAAGAAAGTCACTCGACGAAAAATCTTTCGTTAAGTTGTTAGTCTGTCCTCGTACCACATGTATTAAAGCTGACCAACGTCTTATATATTAATGCCGACGAGAGAGCTATTAGTTAGATGTGTTTGGCTCTCGATTTTGCGTTTTGAGCGAACAGAGGAAACAGAATTCACAGATGCAACAATTAATTTTGCTTCCAGTTACTGGCGTCTTCCACTCCGGTTACGATCGTTTCAACTCAGTAGAAAGCTTGATGAGCAAACCTTAAATGTCGAGACTTATGTCATGAGTTAAATGTTGTGCTTGGGAATACGTAACTCACGAGAAAAATGATGCCGATAAAAGTCGCTGTGTTCTTAAATACCATGACGAATTTTCCGAATAGATCACTGACGGTAACACAATCGGTGTAGTGCTACTTCGAGTCTCGGGAGTGCCGAACCTTGAGTTCACAAGCAAAATGCTACAGATCACTTTGGCTGTACTTTACAACTTGTTGCCTATATCCAGAAAAGTATGGTAATTCAGAAATCTGAAACATGAAAAAACCTCTCACAGTACTTGTTGTGTTTTgagtaaacaaaaaatgttaGCTCTGTGACTGTTTGGCTGTCATTCCGGCGTgcgtaaagaaaagaaagtaaaTTTTTAAGCGTGAAAATTAAACAGTTCGATATTTTTATGAAACTAATGAAATTTTTCGctgttattaaaaaaaaaaatctctaagGAGCACCCCGCGCTCCGGAAAGCTCGGCCAATGAAAACAGTGATCATGTCGCTCAATGCTTTGATGGGTTATAACTCCGGATCGATGGTGATCGATAGATTTTCAGTCAAATTACTTTAAGTGTACCTTAAGTGTACTCCTCAAACATTTGAAAAGACTAGAGATGTGCTGACAGGAAATGGTATTTGTTTACCCACGAAACACGttaagagcgctcaggagctcgttcaacatgtgtcGGTGCGTTCCGAATCGAATtagaatttggcagtgttggttggtttttgaggagagcggaaaaccggagtacccggagaaaaacctctcgtagCAAGGAGAAAACCGACAACAAACTAAATCCACATACGACACCGGGATCGGGAATCGAATCCGAGCCACATATTTTTGTGgaaggcgagtgttctcaccactgcgccaccccagCAAGGGGTCAGTATGTTATAATGAGCTAAATAAAgaatttgattgattgattgattaattgattgcaTACATACTATGTAACCGTTCGTGGCAGCGATTGTGTAACGTAATAGAgaaatttattatatggacggGAATGTTTTACCGGGAACTCAAACTTGTAGAATCAACACGACCACTCTAACTACATCCGGAACCGAGTAGCGTATTTTTCATATGTAACACGATTGGTCATATTGAGAAACGACGTCATGATTTCCGCctgttttttcccctttttttgtCTGTAGCCTGCTTTTTGTTGGcgatataataaaaagaaaattacacgttaACTCGAAGgcatgaattttatgttctcgtggcaagaacaataataggaagcttaagcacgcatgtttttgagacgcggacggcaaccggaagtgagctgttttcccttttaacttgtcttcacacaaccacatttacattgccaagtatcttttctccattagagacgaTTCGTATAACAACCTGGGAGACACCAGTGTCCTGGCACGCGAGATGTTGTCTTCCGGTTActgtccgcgtcttaaaaacgcgcgtgcttaagcacCCTATCTCACGAGCGAGCGCAACAAACGAGGGAGATCAGTTGTTCTTTCAACTCAAATATAAACTTCATGTCTTCTCGCCACCGCGTAATATCCGctatttagtatataccacacaagtgaatagtgcttttagcGCGCGGCGATTGGCTAGCCCGGAGGTGATTATCCacgtactattcacctccacttcggtgaataattgttaattatcgtCGGCAGAGTGATGTCCAGCGCCGGCAAATGTGAAACGGCAGTAGGAGCTGGAAAGTTCTCTTATTCCAAGTTTCCTTGCTCCTTTTGAAGACTTGCTAGAAATCTGGAGTTAACGGAAATAAATGATCTAATATCGAACTATTTTGGACAATGCGCGTACTCTCAGTCCGATGTTAGCCCTTTGGCGTAAACGGAATGCTACATTTCTCTAGTATCTTCTCGAATCCAGGCGGGATCTCCAACGGCAACTACTCTGATTTAATCggttttcaataaattttccttcaaatgttcctgtttacaagcaggtagggtaatcCACCCTAATGTGTGagtctttgctgacgtcattgtttacatttcgtTTTATCAGTAGCATACTAGTTTGCTCACACAATCAttatgctatttacaaattgacttcaaaagttaAGAAGAACTTGGTAGACTTAGTTAAATCTTCTTGCCTTGCGATGCCAGGGGCATAGCCAGGATTGTTCAAATTAAGGGGGGCTCACACTGTGTCGAACATATGGTACTCACCAGATGGTGGTGTTTTCGCCACCTGAATATTGAAGgttgtttgctttaaaaaaggcttacaaaggggggggggggggtgggtgggtgggtcacgggcaccccaggacccctcCCTAGTTACACCATTGCTTGCTGATTAGAAGACAATGAGGCAAGAAATGTAAACAGGGATTCCTCGAAAGTATACAGGCCGGGGGATGTCTTAATTAAAGCTATGAATTTCAATTCCGGCTTAAAGAACAGAAAAGTAACAAGTCTAATAGGCAATTGGTGAATAAAATCTCCATCTTAGTCACCAGAAACTGTCCACGTGATTGTTTCCAAAGGCAGCTGGATTTGAATCCTGGGTGAAAGAGTTCCCTTTTTTTTGAGCTTTTGCGTCATTACTTAAAAGAAATCTAACGAGGCCTCCTCCCAAGACCACCCAACACTATGATTCTCAGGAAGCcttgtaacctgcgatcaagcgtacttttccttagacatggtgCGTCTTGTCTtaagaaaagtacgcttgatcgcaggtaAGAAGCCTTGCAAGTAACCAGACCTGTCTCAACAAGAAACGGTCGAGTGAGGCTTGGGAATGGGGAGACTCTCCCCACTTTCCAATTCTCTCGATTGCGTGACAGAACAAAGCGTCTGAAGAGACTCTTTGTAGTCTAAAATATCCGTTAGCCTTTTCTCTCGATTTCGTGAGAAGCCACGACTAGAAAAGCGCGAGGCTCAACTTACCAAGATGGGAATGCTAGCACTTTATATCCGATTACTGTTTCTTTCGATTGCCGGACAACACACAATTTGACTCAGACAGCGCGCGGTTCACCAGATAGCTGTCCATGGTTATAAGGGGAGGGCACGTAATTGCAAAATTTACCCCTTTAAAAGTCGTCTTTAGACATGAACAAGTGagttaaaattgtttttccCCGGTTGACTCAAGGCGCCATGAAGCTGCATTGACCGTAAGacctgggacccgtttctcgaaagtcccgataattttttgggcccgaaaagccatttgtgaaactgccaaccgcttgttttggaaagccgatcttttaacatgttctAAAAGTAACAGACAGAAAAATTACCGTGAAGTTTGACGAGTTTtaaaatcctctccgttcttgagatacaaagagaattgtgacacccgaatatggcccgtaaagtttcgggacttccgagaaacgggcccctggtcaggGAACTGGGTCTGAGTCCTTTTGTCGGTATTTGATTGGTCGTCGTCATGTTCCAAGACAGGATCAGCGGCGTTGATCAGCCGAACTTGCGAAATCGTCATTAAATTTCATTAAATGAAGACCGTTCCTGTTCCACCGAGTTGATCTGATTTGTAATACCTTGAGGGAGAATAAAATATCATCTTTACGAACATGGGGGACAACGAAGGGAAGTCCGCAAAGCCGTTCAAACAGCGCAAAAGTTTTGGTAAGTTGCCCAACAGATTTGCATGTTGAACTTGATTGTTTATACGTCGTTTTCTGGCGAGCACGTTTTGTTCCTAATCGAGATCATTGCTCTTTTCGTGAATTTGACAGTCAGTAGAAGAGATGAAGTGGCTGGAATCAGAGCAAAGTTTCCCTCCAAAATACCTGTGAGTTAATGTTAAATTTGAGTTGTTACATTCGACTATTTTTGAAGGCATGGTCTAGAGCTTTTACTGATCAGTGCAAAACTTTCTGTATACCTCTTTTTCTTCAGGTAATAGTCGAAAGATACCACAAAGAAAAAGATCTTCCTTTGCTCGACAAGACGAAATTTCTTGTCCCTCAGGAACTGACTATGAGTCAATTCGTCACCATAATAAGGTTTGTGGTGAAAATAAAACTATTGTTTAGAACATCACTGTTAGCAACTCGCCGAAGCATATTCTGTAGTGCACGTTCTTAATTGTAACATGTTTCGTACATGTTCTATAGAATTATACTTATATGATCTCGCTTTTAGACCATAACAGGAAAAATGCAGATTAAGTTAACAGAAATATTAGTTATTATACTGGTTTGCCATTTCTAGTAGCAGTTTATTATGGCAATCTGCATGGGTTTCTCAAAATCTCGTGCGAACTAAGTTCAGTGATAATTGTGGGGTCAAAATGTCAAGAGAAATAATTCCCTTATTTAATGTTGGCAGTAAGTGAGATGCTGGGTTAGGTCTTGAAGATGTTAAAACAACAGCATGTTGAAGCACAGAAAGGCTTGCCTGGTTTGCAGAATCTAATAATAGGATATTTTCACtgacaaaaatgacaaaatcaGTTTCCCTTTTTTCgtgctttttgttctttttgtgtCTTTAAGATACCATGAGTTATATTCCTAAATAGGTTACACTGTAAATTATTCATGAAACACAGTATTTGTGTTAGTATTTTAATTGTGAtgactttgtattttaaaagttTGAAGCTTTTATTGCAAAGCACAAGttctttattaatatttaatggTAATTGAAgcgagtggagtgcaatttggtctgaaatcatacgtgtgatttcaaaatcaagaaatcgcaagtatgatttcagaccaaaattgcacgacaccaGAGTTAATAGTTCAATTAcgactttattacatccatttagaaatgacaaacaataattgttttaaccattgttttgcaacttttgttcccatctggatcaataaaatattggtactgactaaaacCCTGTATTTTAGTGATTAAATGATCATATTTTAGtgattaaataataattattttaaaatcgctaaaatacagggttttagtcagtaccaatattttattgatccagttgggagcAAAAGTTGCAACACAATGGTTaaattttcctgcaattttaatGGTTACCTTAaaaaagccttgaaatctgattggttgttttgttttagtgttccatTCTCATTGGCTAAGGAAATGGTGTGATTTAGAGCAAATAAATTGTGCGATTTGGTAATAAATTGCACTGGTGGGAGCCAGttagattgcaaggatcaccagtgatttctaaatggatggaataaataaataaataaataaataaataaataaataaataaattgaagtaAACTATTATTGaatgaaatgtttgtttttgatgaATGTTGAAAGCTAAAGTACATGACATGTATGATCTGCTCCAGGAATCTAAGCCTCGACACACTCAAAACCATCTTTCCTATGATTTAATTGGAGctgattttgtttgatttgattctTGTACATTGTACCCGGCTAGTCCCATAGCACTAAATACTGTTGCCACTTAAATAAACATGGCATCAGACTGACAGTATGCGGTGATGCAGATCCACATAATTCCCTAGAATCCGCATCCGCCGCATAATCAcaatattttccgcataaaactgaagaaatgcctgataattaattagtgataaagcagctacTTACCATcttcacaaacacaaaagccaaagagattgactactttgaaacgcttttttttcctgaacattgaagaaaacactcGGTTTcattcgcaagatgaaagttcgtaagcagtttccacacatttttcgggaatgagcctggactctagttaaaccattttcatAACATACGCTAGGCTGGAACTCaacaaggtatgaaaatttagccACAAGTTATAGTCGCAAATTAAAGTGTATTATTTGTACAAGTAGGGACAATCATTAcgatgaagttgtacaaaacaaaataggaaCCCGCAATACATATGTGTAAAAAACCGctcaaaatggtgaatgatcgagggaatggatcgtggttcagccacatcacaattttgctccatatctccaaattgaagcaaaataatattcatgacaagaaacaaaataattttttattgctttatttcttttagcaaaagttttggcaaaaatgccgattactaacccttttattttaacggtgaaagctggtcgcaaattggtgaCTCTTCCAGATATCTTAATCGCAAAGGGAGAAAATTCAGTTGTAAATACGACTGTAatagtcgcaatttcgagtcTTAATTTACCATAATCATGTAAATACATTAAAGAGGCCTAATTATTAGTGctataaattgtttaaatttccgcataatccggtgtaatttctgcataatcagcGCATGTTTAcacataatatggccaaaaatttccacATAATCTTCAGAAGCCCTGAATGAAGTACTGTACATTATTATTGTGATCTTGGTGGAAAGCCAactgctctcaccactgaaCTTTTCCTACTCCCGGTTGGGCAGTTACGGTAGAATTCTGCAAGTAACGGCCCTTGTTACTTCCGGATTTAACATGCCTAAGGGGTCGCTCCTTTCGGTAGCCGTCTCACACAGAAAGTAAACTTTTCAATAGGATTGAGtcaagttaaaaataaactaaGGATCACAAAGTTTCTGGCTTTGCTTAGTCCACTTGTTCCATCTGCATGACACACTACGCATTATGCCTATAAATAGTTGGTTTTTAGTTCAGGGAAACTGAGACAATATTTGCCATATACCTTACAGTATCGTATTAGAGTTTTTTTGCACATTCCAGTTGCTGTACTCCAGGAGACAATAATCATTGTTTCATATTTTGCTGTAGTTTTGttcttcaatcaatcaatcctcAAGTACGGTGTATTTGTGCTTACCTACCACATTGTTATTTTAAGTTACATTATTGAAGAAGCTGCTTGAGGCGTTACTTTCAGGGGTGCCATTACTTGCGGGATTTAACAGAAGCGTTAAAAATTTAAGTAAACATAACAGggggattgggggggggggggggttacttTTGGAATTCTTCACAAGTCCTTATGTAAACACTATCAAGCTCTGGACGCCTCATCTTTGTATGAAAAGTTCTATTAAAAATTTGATGTGTCCATGCTGAAGAATGTAATTTGaaatcattttttgttttgactGAAGGGAATAAGAGGCATACTGTAGATCAGTAGACTTTTCAAAAGGTTCCTTTTAAACATATGTAATAAGGCAGAATCCTCAAATATATGTACATTTACAGTACTTGTAagcaatttgtttgttttttttaactccggacaaaataaaataaacaagaatagaatttcttaattttctcaTGCCGTTGGCTGAAATAGTcagaaaactttattttccaaatCCTATGAGTGGCATTAGCGGTGCATCTGCATGCAGTTTTAACCATTCAGACTCAGACTCAGACCGCACGTTATATGGAATCTtcgttataataataataataataattattattattattatgggtaGTGGGTGGTTGGGTGACACACAAAAATAAGTTCGTGATGCTAATCCACCTTCCGTCACATTTACAACTTTAGCGTAAGACCTTACTTGATTTCTGTCAGTTATTAGTTTGCCCTCTTGCATGTACtgtactaatactaatactaaacTGTAATACTAGTGTATTGCTAGCGAGGATTAACTAACCACGGTTCTAAACAACTCCATTTATTACACCAGCTTTCTGTCAGTCGCTGTACTTTTCACAAGGGAGGTTGAATAGggttcaaaatctaaattacagcaAATCGCGTTAGTGATATGAAAAACAGTTATCCCTTATAATCAAGCaaagatatttacccagtgGTATCTCACAGTTTCTCTCAATTCCTCTTACTAGCAAGTGACTTAAGTTGCGTAATCATGTctatgacgtcacctaacaaatTCTAATCACGGATTGTTGGCGATACACTCCCCCGCCAAAAAAAAGGTTACAGTAATCATAGTAAATAGTATCTGAGAGTTCACTTagaagttaattttgttttcatcaatCGGTATAAGTAATACAAGTCTCTGTACAGGACGTTGAACAGTGACATATCCTTTGCCTTGGTATTGCTTCATAGGTTCGTTTACGGTGAGATTCTTGTATTGCACGTCTACTCTTCGCACTTTCCCATCTGCACCTGGGTAAACATTTGACACTTTTCCAAGCTTCCAGTTTCCTCTCACTAAGTTGGAATCTTGTATCATAACTACGTCTCCGATTTTCAAATTTCGGTGAGATGTGTGCCATTTTTGCCTTAATATCAAGCTTGGGAAGTAGTTCGAGTTCCATTTTTTCCAGAATGTATGAACAATTGTCTGGACGAACGTGAAACGTTTTTGGGTGTTCGCGTTTTCATCAAATGGGCCATTTGGTATCCTGCTTGTGGCTCTGCCTAACAGTAAGTCATTTGGGCATAAATATGCTCCGTCCTCAGGGGATGTTGGGTGTCGCCCTATTGGTCTTTCATTCAGCAAGTTGGCAATCTCGAACAAAACTGTTTGCAATTCAGAGAAGGTTAAAGCATTTTCACCAACCGAGAATTCAATTGCTCGCTTGACCGATCTTATAAGAGCTTCAGTTACTCCATTTTGCCATGGGGCATCTGCTGGGGTGAAGATCCATTGCAATCCTTTCATGACGCCATATTCCTTAATTTTCTTCCAATCCCATGTTTTTGTTATAGCGGTTAGTTCCTTACTTGCTGCAATTAGTTGAGTACCGTTGTCAGACAATAGCTTGGATGGATATCCGTTTAGGGACACAAATCTTCTGAGTACCATCAGAAATTTGTCTGTACTATAATCTGCTGCCAGATCCAGATAAACAGCTCTTGTTCCGAGACAATTAAATATTACTCCATAAGCTTTAGAGAACGTTCTCTTCTTTACCTCGTCCCGAATTTTAAAGGGACCAAAAAGATCAATTCCTGTACTGTACCATGGCGGTGCTGGCTTCAATCTGTCTTCAGGTATTTGGCCCATCACTTGCTGACTTGTTTTCTTAGCAAGTTTTTTGCAGATAACGCATCTGAACTTAATCGATTTTACCAACTTAAGGAGTTTGGGTATCCAATATTTGGTGCGCACTTTGCTGGCAGTAGTTAGAATGCCATGATGTCCTCTTGCATGAGTTTGTGCTACATAGAGATGTGAGAACGGATGATCATATGGTAGTAATATAACTTCGTTGTCACCGTAATTTGTTTGTAACTTTGCAGTACGACTGCTTACTACATAGATGCCGTCTTTGCGTGTGATAGGACACAAACGGTTGTACTTGCCATTTTCAATATCATTTCTCATGTTCTGCTGAATCTCTTTGATCCAGAAAATCTCTGACTTTTTAATATCTTCAGGTGTCAGTTCTTGCGTTGCGCTTTTAAATGACGGTTTGGGAAATTTgctgtaaaatttcaaaattcttgcAGTGACACGTAGTAGTTTGCCGTAACTCGAATATTTGGCGATGTCAATTCGTAACGCTAGGGTATCATGAGTTCCTTCTATCTTCGTTACCATTGTAGTCCGGATTACTTCGGATAGTTTTGGCTCCAAGTAATCACGAGTGATTGGCCACTTGTCTTCTGTTTGTTTAAGAAAATCGGGACCCTTTTGCCATGTGCTTTCAAGTCCAATGTCATCGGGCTTCCTGCCTCTTGTCAAACAGTCAGCTATGTTATATTTACTCTCTACCCAATACCAGTTTTCAGGGTTTGTTCCTTCCTGTATTTCACCTATTCTAGTGGCGGCGAACGTGTTGAACCCGTATGAGCTTTTCTGTATCATGGCATGTACAATCTGAGAATCTACGATGTGGTAGATCTTTTCAAAGCGATATCTACATTCCTTTTCTATGAACACTTTTAGGCGTTTGTTCAGTACCGCTCCACACAGTTCTATACGGTCAATGGACATCTTTTTTATTGGTGCAAGACGATTTTTGGACAGTATTAAATTGCTCTCAAATTGGTTATTCTTTCTTTGCCACCGTACATATGCACATGCAGCGTATGCGTCTTTGGATGCGTCACTAAACACAACGAGAATGGGGTCGCCAATAGCATCCATTGGTTTAAGGCATCTCGTAAATCTGATTTGATTCATGTCTTTCAAATCTTTGAAGAAAATAGACCAATTCTGTTGGTTTTCCTCGGGTATAGGGTCGTCCCAGTCAAGTTTCGGTTCAGTTCCCCACAAACGGCGTAAAAGAATTTTGGCCCTTACTGTAAATGGTCCTGCCAACCCTAGGGGATCATACACGCTGTTGATCTGTGACAAGATTATACGCTTTGTGAGCTGTTGGGGATCTTGGGTGGGGACGATATCGCTCGTAGACCTTGAAGTATGTATTCGCTTGGTAGTAAAGTTAACCTTGACTTCGAAACACAGTTGATCTTCTGATTGACTCCATTTAactccaagtatcttttctgtttgttccTCGATCGgtatatttgttttttcttgtctgTCAGTATCGCTTGAGAACATCCACTCTTTGACTTCAAATCCTCCTTTAATAATAGCCTTCTCGATATCTTGAGTCAGTTTAATAGCTTGTTTGCGATCGTCCGTACTTTCGATTATGTCGTCCATGTACGTATTTCTTTGTATTATATCTGCTGCTTCTGGGTATTTCTCTCTTGACATCTCTGCGGTTTTTCTCAGAGCAACGGTTGCAATTGTAGCTGACGGCTTGTCACCGAA
This genomic interval carries:
- the LOC137979650 gene encoding uncharacterized protein, which encodes MVFKNTATFIGIIFLSLSIASASDQGQKFKRVVTSGCQGDNCPKSSNITPVVFRATSCLDHLIKGASKCGIYQLYDIAGNSFPAYCDLKSEPGTAWTLVMSWSTQYRSLPAFQRTPFKIDAPVNENSHNWKLYRLSLARMRSLQSHSTHWRATCSYPTHGVDFTDYVRGKFKDLNIIDYSGSTLCKRVEYINIRGHIGIQQTVPFWQGSKAGEGFLHTDSSFTTCEFKAKSGSVSSEDNFGSYGVINSKFRCTVGGDSNTQWWFGAHL
- the LOC137978416 gene encoding microtubule-associated proteins 1A/1B light chain 3C-like, whose protein sequence is MGDNEGKSAKPFKQRKSFVSRRDEVAGIRAKFPSKIPVIVERYHKEKDLPLLDKTKFLVPQELTMSQFVTIIRNRMSLSSTQAFYLIVNNKSLASMSMTMAEVYKEEKDEDGFLYMVYASQEMFGL